The proteins below are encoded in one region of Sebastes fasciatus isolate fSebFas1 chromosome 16, fSebFas1.pri, whole genome shotgun sequence:
- the dtx2 gene encoding putative E3 ubiquitin-protein ligase DTX2 isoform X1 has protein sequence MAIVSGSCARVNGSRNGPSVSATPSGSVGQSQPMIAVWEWQDDLGYWRPYSGQVSGHIERCLLLSPRGQRGGGGPGGPAGSTSICLGQSDPSLAPYLIDIPSLKQFRQDTGKTRSVRRSLFAQSSGLGSGVYWEWINDEGGWTPYETRTSILLEHSYQARQGTADLGPHGYNYIVDLTSLAQVNKATGFRRQVRRQCNLPYPLASAGPPAIPSGPACSCQQCLSNSSTGPMPSRSRHSFSSGNLNRPSLQATGRAVAAHPTSVYSPYPRRPLSVGGMSWGSPWPPPPPSGSQLSAPLLTSSASANGLSVPSISVQLNGSTSVSSALAGMASILMSAVGLGVHFTTAPLPQQQQQLQQQQQLQQQQQQQPAPFSLPPPLLPPASRPSKPHSSSSSSSSSVRRAKRQHRRASAQRPEEVIQRYMEVVAGVQDEDCIICMDQLSNASGYETQSTEEGGQSILPDVVGKFIKCGHTLHMLCMLAMYNNGTKDGSLQCPSCKTIYGEKTGTQPKGKMEIYSIAQSLPGHPDCGTIHIIYSIPPGLQGPEHPNPGQPYTCRGFPRFCFLPDNDKGRKVLELLKVAWMRRLIFTVGTSSTTGEPDTVVWNGIHHKTEMMSNLSGHGYPDPNYLDNVLSELASTGVTEDCFKPPGIGGGGGVGGSS, from the exons ATGGCGATCGTGTCTGGCTCCTGTGCCCGGGTCAACGGCTCTAGAAACGGGCCATCAGTGTCAGCTACACCGTCTGGTTCTGTTGGACAGTCTCAGCCCATGATAGCGGTGTGGGAATGGCAGGATGATCTGGGCTACTGGCGGCCTTACAGCGGCCAGGTGAGCGGACACATCGAGCGGTGTTTGTTGTTGTCACCGCGGggccagagaggaggaggaggaccaggaggaccaGCCGGCTCTACCAGCATCTGCCTCGGACAATCAGACCCCAGCCTGGCGCCTTATCTCATCGACATACCGAGCTTGAAGCAGTTCAGACAGGACACAG gaaAGACGCGGTCAGTACGTCGGTCCCTGTTTGCTCAGTCCTCAGGCCTGGGCAGCGGTGTTTACTGGGAGTGGATCAACGATGAAGGAGGATGGACTCCGTACGAGACTCGAACCTCTATCCTTTTGGAGCACAGCTATCAGGCCCGCCAAGGCACGGCAGACCTGGGCCCGCACGGATACAATTACATAGTGGATCTCACGTCTCTGGCTCAAGTCAACAAAGCGACGGGCTTCAGACGGCAGGTCCGACGGCAGTGTAACCTCCCGTACCCGCTGGCGTCCGCCGGCCCCCCGGCCATCCCCTCGGGCCCTGCCTGCTCCTGCCAGCAGTGTTTGAGCAACAGCAGCACAGGACCCATGCCCAGCCGTTCACGACATTCCTTTTCATCAGGCAATCTGAACCGGCCCAGTCTTCAAGCGACAGGAAGGGCTGTAGCGGCTCACCCCACTTCTGTCTACTCGCCGTACCCCAGGAGACCCCTCTCTGTGGGGGGAATGTCCTGGGGCAGCCCCTGGCCTCCTCCTCCGCCCTCTGGTAGTCAACTGTCTGCACCGCTTCTGACCAGCTCTGCCAGTGCCAATGGGTTAAG TGTTCCTTCCATCTCTGTGCAGCTGAATGGATCCACCAGTGTGAGCTCTGCCCTGGCAG GCATGGCCTCCATTTTGATGTCAGCAGTTGGACTCGGCGTGCACTTCACCACTGCCCCCctccctcagcagcagcagcagctacagcagcagcagcagctacagcagcagcagcagcagcaacctgCTCCTTTCtcgcttcctcctcctctcctccccccagCCAGCAGGCCCAGCAAgccccacagcagcagcagcagcagcagcagttcagTTAGGAGAGCAAAGAGGCAGCACAGGAGAG CCTCCGCTCAGAGACCTGAGGAGGTGATTCAGCGCTACATGGAGGTCGTCGCCGGAGTGCAGGATGAG GACTGCATTATCTGCATGGATCAACTGTCCAACGCATCCGGCTACGAGACCCAGTCCACAGAGGAGGGAGGCCAGAGCATCCTGCCAGACGTTGTGGGGAAATTCATCAAATGTGGACACACCCTGCACATGCTCTGCATGCTGGCCATGTACAACAACGGAACAAAG GACGGCAGTCTGCAGTGCCCCTCGTGTAAGACAATCTACGGAGAGAAGACCGGCACCCAGCCCAAAGGCAAGATGGAAATTTACAGCATCGCCCAGTCGCTGCCAGGCCACCCAGACTGTGGCACCATCCACATCATCTACAGCATACCTCCTGGCTTACAG ggccCGGAGCATCCCAACCCAGGACAGCCGTACACCTGTAGAGGCTTCCCTCGCTTCTGTTTTCTACCGGACAACGACAAGGGCAGGAAG GTGCTGGAGCTGCTGAAGGTGGCGTGGATGCGACGCCTCATCTTCACCGTGGGAACGTCCAGCACCACCGGAGAGCCCGACACGGTGGTGTGGAACGGCATCCACCACAAAACCGagatgatgtccaacttgtcgGGCCACGGCTACCCCGACCCCAACTATCTGGACAATGTTCTGTCGGAGTTGGCCTCTACAGGCGTGACAGAGGACTGCTTCAAACCTCCAGGAATCGGCGGAGGCGGTGGCGTTGGCGGTAGCAGCTAG
- the dtx2 gene encoding putative E3 ubiquitin-protein ligase DTX2 isoform X2, with translation MAIVSGSCARVNGSRNGPSVSATPSGSVGQSQPMIAVWEWQDDLGYWRPYSGQVSGHIERCLLLSPRGQRGGGGPGGPAGSTSICLGQSDPSLAPYLIDIPSLKQFRQDTGKTRSVRRSLFAQSSGLGSGVYWEWINDEGGWTPYETRTSILLEHSYQARQGTADLGPHGYNYIVDLTSLAQVNKATGFRRQVRRQCNLPYPLASAGPPAIPSGPACSCQQCLSNSSTGPMPSRSRHSFSSGNLNRPSLQATGRAVAAHPTSVYSPYPRRPLSVGGMSWGSPWPPPPPSGSQLSAPLLTSSASANGLSVPSISVQLNGSTSVSSALAASAQRPEEVIQRYMEVVAGVQDEDCIICMDQLSNASGYETQSTEEGGQSILPDVVGKFIKCGHTLHMLCMLAMYNNGTKDGSLQCPSCKTIYGEKTGTQPKGKMEIYSIAQSLPGHPDCGTIHIIYSIPPGLQGPEHPNPGQPYTCRGFPRFCFLPDNDKGRKVLELLKVAWMRRLIFTVGTSSTTGEPDTVVWNGIHHKTEMMSNLSGHGYPDPNYLDNVLSELASTGVTEDCFKPPGIGGGGGVGGSS, from the exons ATGGCGATCGTGTCTGGCTCCTGTGCCCGGGTCAACGGCTCTAGAAACGGGCCATCAGTGTCAGCTACACCGTCTGGTTCTGTTGGACAGTCTCAGCCCATGATAGCGGTGTGGGAATGGCAGGATGATCTGGGCTACTGGCGGCCTTACAGCGGCCAGGTGAGCGGACACATCGAGCGGTGTTTGTTGTTGTCACCGCGGggccagagaggaggaggaggaccaggaggaccaGCCGGCTCTACCAGCATCTGCCTCGGACAATCAGACCCCAGCCTGGCGCCTTATCTCATCGACATACCGAGCTTGAAGCAGTTCAGACAGGACACAG gaaAGACGCGGTCAGTACGTCGGTCCCTGTTTGCTCAGTCCTCAGGCCTGGGCAGCGGTGTTTACTGGGAGTGGATCAACGATGAAGGAGGATGGACTCCGTACGAGACTCGAACCTCTATCCTTTTGGAGCACAGCTATCAGGCCCGCCAAGGCACGGCAGACCTGGGCCCGCACGGATACAATTACATAGTGGATCTCACGTCTCTGGCTCAAGTCAACAAAGCGACGGGCTTCAGACGGCAGGTCCGACGGCAGTGTAACCTCCCGTACCCGCTGGCGTCCGCCGGCCCCCCGGCCATCCCCTCGGGCCCTGCCTGCTCCTGCCAGCAGTGTTTGAGCAACAGCAGCACAGGACCCATGCCCAGCCGTTCACGACATTCCTTTTCATCAGGCAATCTGAACCGGCCCAGTCTTCAAGCGACAGGAAGGGCTGTAGCGGCTCACCCCACTTCTGTCTACTCGCCGTACCCCAGGAGACCCCTCTCTGTGGGGGGAATGTCCTGGGGCAGCCCCTGGCCTCCTCCTCCGCCCTCTGGTAGTCAACTGTCTGCACCGCTTCTGACCAGCTCTGCCAGTGCCAATGGGTTAAG TGTTCCTTCCATCTCTGTGCAGCTGAATGGATCCACCAGTGTGAGCTCTGCCCTGGCAG CCTCCGCTCAGAGACCTGAGGAGGTGATTCAGCGCTACATGGAGGTCGTCGCCGGAGTGCAGGATGAG GACTGCATTATCTGCATGGATCAACTGTCCAACGCATCCGGCTACGAGACCCAGTCCACAGAGGAGGGAGGCCAGAGCATCCTGCCAGACGTTGTGGGGAAATTCATCAAATGTGGACACACCCTGCACATGCTCTGCATGCTGGCCATGTACAACAACGGAACAAAG GACGGCAGTCTGCAGTGCCCCTCGTGTAAGACAATCTACGGAGAGAAGACCGGCACCCAGCCCAAAGGCAAGATGGAAATTTACAGCATCGCCCAGTCGCTGCCAGGCCACCCAGACTGTGGCACCATCCACATCATCTACAGCATACCTCCTGGCTTACAG ggccCGGAGCATCCCAACCCAGGACAGCCGTACACCTGTAGAGGCTTCCCTCGCTTCTGTTTTCTACCGGACAACGACAAGGGCAGGAAG GTGCTGGAGCTGCTGAAGGTGGCGTGGATGCGACGCCTCATCTTCACCGTGGGAACGTCCAGCACCACCGGAGAGCCCGACACGGTGGTGTGGAACGGCATCCACCACAAAACCGagatgatgtccaacttgtcgGGCCACGGCTACCCCGACCCCAACTATCTGGACAATGTTCTGTCGGAGTTGGCCTCTACAGGCGTGACAGAGGACTGCTTCAAACCTCCAGGAATCGGCGGAGGCGGTGGCGTTGGCGGTAGCAGCTAG